The Streptomyces sp. NBC_01275 genome has a segment encoding these proteins:
- a CDS encoding LacI family DNA-binding transcriptional regulator — MPATPAVPDGKRPTLADLATRAGVSTALASIVMRGAKGASAATRERVLEAAREIGYRPDARARLLRSHRSHLLGVQFGLQHPFHADLVEGIYATAEPAGYQIALSAVTAGRGEQRAVETLLDDRCEALILLGPQAPASRLTELAGQLPVVSVARHLRPSVPGLEVVRTADDKGARQAVDHLVALGHRAIAHIDGGKAPGAADRRRGYRTAMGRHGLTEHIRVVPGGLTEAEGAEAAQVLAASHPRPTAVLAFNDRCATGVLDVFLRSGVPVPGAISVVGFDDSHLARLAHIDLTTVGQDIPRLAHLAVDRAIARLDGRDTGTGEQVVAPHLVVRGTTAPPSTAPAT, encoded by the coding sequence ATGCCTGCGACCCCGGCAGTCCCGGACGGGAAGCGGCCGACGCTCGCCGACCTGGCGACGCGGGCAGGTGTGTCCACCGCGCTGGCCTCCATCGTGATGCGCGGGGCGAAGGGGGCCAGCGCCGCCACCCGCGAGCGTGTCCTGGAGGCCGCGCGGGAGATCGGCTACCGCCCGGACGCCCGGGCGAGACTGCTGCGCAGCCACCGCTCCCACCTGCTCGGCGTGCAGTTCGGCCTCCAGCATCCGTTCCACGCCGACCTGGTGGAGGGCATCTACGCCACCGCCGAACCAGCCGGATACCAGATCGCGCTGAGCGCCGTGACCGCCGGACGGGGTGAGCAGCGTGCCGTCGAGACCCTGCTCGACGACCGCTGCGAGGCGCTGATCCTGCTAGGCCCACAGGCCCCCGCCTCACGGCTGACGGAGCTCGCCGGGCAATTGCCGGTCGTCTCTGTGGCCCGCCACCTGCGGCCATCCGTCCCCGGCCTGGAGGTCGTACGGACCGCCGACGACAAGGGCGCCCGCCAGGCGGTCGACCACCTCGTGGCGCTGGGCCACCGCGCCATCGCCCACATCGACGGCGGCAAGGCACCCGGCGCAGCCGACCGGCGACGCGGCTACCGCACCGCCATGGGCCGCCACGGTCTCACCGAGCACATCCGCGTCGTGCCCGGGGGCCTCACCGAGGCAGAGGGCGCCGAGGCCGCCCAGGTTCTCGCCGCTTCCCACCCGCGCCCCACTGCGGTCCTCGCCTTCAACGACCGCTGCGCGACCGGTGTCCTCGATGTCTTCCTCCGCAGCGGCGTTCCCGTCCCCGGCGCCATCTCCGTCGTCGGCTTCGACGACAGCCATCTGGCCCGCCTGGCCCATATCGACCTCACCACCGTCGGGCAGGACATCCCCCGCCTCGCCCACCTCGCCGTGGACCGGGCCATCGCGCGCCTGGACGGTCGCGACACCGGTACCGGGGAACAGGTGGTCGCTCCACACCTCGTGGTCCGGGGGACGACGGCCCCGCCCTCTACCGCACCGGCCACCTGA
- a CDS encoding helix-turn-helix transcriptional regulator has protein sequence MGHNGELGDFLRSRRALLTPDTAGLPPGAGRAGCPSREEVAPLAGVTTDYTRLEQGRHPHLSEAVLASAPHALRLDDERGYLFALTRPASHRPVAPAHAPSGADPVRGPPEAGVHRASRHSR, from the coding sequence ATGGGGCACAACGGCGAACTCGGCGACTTTCTCCGCTCCCGTCGCGCCCTCCTCACCCCAGACACCGCCGGACTGCCTCCGGGCGCGGGGCGCGCCGGGTGCCCAAGCCGTGAGGAGGTCGCGCCCCTGGCGGGTGTCACCACCGACTACACCCGCCTGGAGCAGGGCCGCCACCCGCACCTCTCCGAAGCCGTCCTGGCCTCCGCCCCCCACGCCCTGCGTCTCGACGACGAACGCGGCTACCTCTTCGCCCTCACCCGCCCCGCGTCCCACCGCCCCGTAGCGCCGGCGCACGCCCCGAGCGGAGCGGACCCGGTCCGCGGCCCGCCAGAGGCTGGAGTTCACCGCGCTTCGAGACATTCCCGGTGA
- a CDS encoding TetR/AcrR family transcriptional regulator: protein MGRALRADAERSVRAILEAAEQVFAQDAGASMEQVAEAAGLTRITVHRRFANRQALLEALAVSAKQQLIDAIEEARPDAAPALVALHRVTANVLRVKNTWRFTLGHATAHTPAAAALWGEINTHTVDLMNRAQREGLLAPDADLEWTRQVYYALLSEAINRPGAEQDPAAQDPDALATLVIDTLLHGAGPRG from the coding sequence ATGGGCCGAGCACTGCGGGCAGATGCCGAGCGCAGTGTGCGCGCGATTCTGGAGGCGGCCGAGCAGGTCTTCGCCCAGGACGCCGGCGCCTCCATGGAACAGGTCGCCGAGGCGGCGGGACTGACCAGGATCACCGTTCACCGCCGCTTCGCGAACCGGCAGGCCCTCCTGGAGGCGCTCGCCGTCTCCGCCAAGCAGCAGCTCATCGACGCCATTGAGGAAGCCCGGCCGGACGCCGCTCCCGCACTCGTGGCGCTGCACCGAGTGACGGCGAACGTCCTACGGGTCAAGAACACCTGGCGCTTCACCCTCGGTCACGCCACCGCTCACACACCCGCCGCAGCCGCCCTCTGGGGCGAGATCAACACCCACACCGTCGATCTCATGAACCGGGCGCAGCGCGAGGGGCTACTCGCCCCGGACGCAGACCTGGAGTGGACGCGGCAGGTGTACTACGCCCTCCTCAGCGAAGCCATCAACAGGCCCGGCGCGGAGCAGGACCCTGCCGCGCAGGACCCGGACGCACTGGCCACGCTCGTCATCGACACCCTCCTGCACGGCGCAGGACCACGCGGCTGA
- a CDS encoding alpha/beta fold hydrolase, whose protein sequence is MPTTKLRTRVSRRTAVALATMSVVAAVAGAAPSVASAVSDSSSVTRHAVVQTQSPQSAATAPNLRVKAANGVTYQYRRFGNPSAGSVPLIFLQHYRGTLDNWDPKLIDTIAAKREVILVDNVGVGGSTGTTPSTIQQMSLDAIDFIDALKLPRYDVFGFSLGGQVAQEVALRRPWQVRRVVLAGTGPQGGIDQRASDPKVLGSVLADNPGPADFLFLFFKNTASSQAAGTEFLQRLGQRTTDHDAPASLQTRDAQLTAMSEWGIPDKSKLVRLNALSSPRWSQTGTVTS, encoded by the coding sequence GTGCCCACAACGAAGCTACGCACCCGTGTCTCCCGACGCACCGCAGTCGCGCTGGCCACCATGTCGGTCGTCGCCGCCGTCGCCGGCGCCGCGCCGAGTGTGGCGAGCGCAGTGAGCGACAGCTCCAGCGTCACCCGTCACGCGGTCGTACAGACGCAGAGCCCCCAGAGCGCCGCCACCGCCCCCAACCTGCGCGTCAAGGCCGCCAACGGCGTCACCTACCAGTACCGGCGCTTCGGCAACCCCAGCGCCGGCAGCGTGCCCCTGATCTTCCTCCAGCACTACCGCGGCACCCTCGACAACTGGGACCCCAAGCTCATCGACACCATCGCCGCCAAGCGCGAGGTCATCCTCGTGGACAACGTCGGCGTCGGCGGCTCAACCGGCACCACACCCAGCACCATCCAGCAGATGAGCCTGGACGCCATCGACTTCATCGACGCCCTCAAGCTGCCCCGCTACGACGTGTTCGGCTTCTCCCTCGGCGGCCAGGTGGCTCAGGAGGTCGCCCTGCGGCGCCCCTGGCAGGTCCGTCGCGTCGTCCTGGCCGGCACCGGCCCGCAGGGCGGGATCGACCAGAGGGCGTCCGACCCCAAGGTGCTGGGGAGCGTGTTGGCGGACAACCCCGGCCCTGCCGACTTCCTCTTCCTGTTCTTCAAGAACACCGCATCCAGCCAGGCCGCCGGAACTGAGTTCCTGCAGCGCCTCGGCCAGCGCACCACTGACCACGACGCGCCCGCGAGCCTCCAGACCCGCGACGCGCAGCTCACCGCGATGTCGGAGTGGGGCATCCCGGACAAGTCCAAGCTGGTGCGGCTCAACGCCCTCTCCAGCCCACGCTGGTCGCAGACGGGGACAGTGACATCCTGA
- a CDS encoding alpha/beta fold hydrolase, whose product MPPKNSHLLAKYLPNAQLSIYPNAGHGFLFQYAAKFGAEVNTFLDH is encoded by the coding sequence ATGCCCCCCAAGAACTCCCACCTGTTGGCCAAGTACCTCCCCAACGCCCAGCTCAGCATCTACCCGAACGCCGGCCACGGGTTCCTCTTCCAGTACGCCGCCAAGTTCGGCGCCGAGGTGAACACCTTCCTCGACCACTGA
- a CDS encoding oxidoreductase, giving the protein MATTTRPVALITGASSGIGKAAALALAAAGYDVVGTSRNTVHVTPVKGVTFLDLDVTSDDSVTVAVGEVIDRFGRIDVLVNNAGIGSAGAAEESSAAQAQGLFDINVFGVIRMTNAVLPHMRAQRSGRIINISSIVGFIPQPYMAVYAASKHAVEGYSESVDHEVREYGVRSLLVEPAWTNTAIEAATVRPDQPLDVYAKRRLAFEEYMAGAVKGGDDPAVVAKEIVAAATDAKPKLRYTAGAMTGRVRTMRRMVPSRMFDQQLRKLNHLPA; this is encoded by the coding sequence ATGGCAACGACGACACGACCGGTAGCCCTCATCACGGGTGCGTCCTCCGGCATCGGAAAGGCAGCCGCGCTCGCGCTGGCCGCGGCGGGCTACGACGTGGTGGGCACCAGCCGCAACACCGTGCACGTCACCCCTGTGAAGGGCGTGACCTTCCTCGACCTGGACGTGACCAGCGACGATTCGGTGACCGTTGCGGTCGGCGAGGTGATCGACCGGTTCGGGCGGATCGACGTCCTGGTCAACAACGCGGGTATCGGCTCGGCGGGCGCCGCCGAGGAGAGCTCCGCCGCGCAGGCGCAGGGCCTCTTCGACATCAACGTCTTCGGCGTCATCCGCATGACGAACGCCGTCCTGCCGCACATGCGCGCCCAGCGCAGCGGACGGATCATCAACATCTCGTCCATCGTCGGGTTCATCCCGCAGCCCTACATGGCGGTCTACGCCGCCTCCAAGCACGCCGTCGAGGGCTACTCGGAGTCCGTCGACCACGAGGTACGCGAGTACGGCGTACGGTCCTTGCTCGTCGAACCCGCCTGGACCAACACCGCGATCGAGGCGGCCACCGTGCGGCCCGACCAGCCCCTGGACGTCTACGCCAAGCGGCGGCTCGCCTTCGAGGAGTACATGGCCGGCGCGGTCAAGGGCGGCGACGACCCCGCCGTCGTCGCCAAGGAGATCGTCGCGGCGGCCACCGACGCCAAGCCCAAGCTGCGCTACACCGCCGGCGCCATGACCGGACGCGTCCGCACCATGCGCCGCATGGTCCCCTCCCGCATGTTCGACCAGCAGTTGCGCAAGCTCAACCACCTGCCCGCCTGA
- a CDS encoding alpha/beta fold hydrolase translates to MSTYIADAAEDLTVEGPSATFTYRRIGPRGGVPLVLLNRVRGTLDWWDPEFLDHLAASHDVIVFDNVGTGYTTGAPRDSVEGMADGTVEFIEALGLPQVDLLGWTLGGTTAQHIARLRPDLVRKLVVAAANPGGTVPGAPDPDPKVRATMTKPETTGDDLVFLFFPETDTGRAAGYEHLARVATRLATGRPDVSEAAARGQIAAIQKDASIPFEQVRADLATIRQPVLYATGIKDAMIPALASYTAVQYVPDATLVAYSDAGHAFLFQHAKDFARQVSAFLAD, encoded by the coding sequence ATGAGCACATACATTGCAGACGCGGCCGAGGACCTCACCGTGGAAGGTCCGTCCGCGACGTTCACCTACCGGCGCATCGGCCCGCGGGGCGGTGTCCCGCTGGTCCTGCTGAACCGGGTCCGGGGGACCCTCGACTGGTGGGACCCGGAGTTCCTGGACCACCTCGCCGCCAGCCATGACGTGATCGTGTTCGACAACGTCGGCACCGGCTACACCACCGGCGCCCCGCGCGACTCGGTCGAGGGGATGGCCGACGGCACCGTCGAGTTCATCGAGGCCCTCGGGCTGCCGCAGGTGGACCTGCTCGGCTGGACTCTGGGCGGCACCACCGCCCAGCACATCGCCCGCCTTCGGCCCGACCTGGTGCGCAAGCTGGTCGTGGCGGCCGCCAATCCCGGCGGCACGGTGCCCGGCGCTCCCGATCCGGACCCGAAGGTGCGGGCCACCATGACCAAGCCCGAGACCACCGGGGACGACCTGGTGTTCCTGTTCTTCCCCGAGACGGACACCGGCCGCGCCGCCGGGTACGAACACCTCGCCAGGGTGGCCACCCGGCTGGCCACCGGACGCCCCGACGTGTCCGAGGCCGCGGCCAGGGGCCAGATCGCCGCGATCCAGAAGGACGCGTCGATCCCCTTCGAACAGGTGCGCGCGGACCTGGCAACCATCCGGCAGCCCGTTCTGTACGCCACCGGCATCAAGGACGCGATGATCCCCGCCCTGGCGTCCTACACCGCCGTCCAGTACGTCCCCGACGCCACCCTCGTCGCCTACAGCGACGCCGGGCACGCCTTCCTCTTCCAGCACGCCAAGGACTTCGCCCGTCAGGTGAGCGCCTTCCTCGCCGACTGA
- a CDS encoding low temperature requirement protein A: protein MFFDLVYVFAIGQLSHRLLVHPTWTGAAPALVLYLAVYAAWAYTTWAVTLVPAENPRTRRMLLGVMLAGLFMNAAIPRAFGDAGTAVERIIGHTGPFSVRAVSAQRTPAPQAPLPSDRAPRRCGRTRSAVPYGSYVLGTQGFGGVCWPPSAGPLSGRPGRFRRSKACSGGAGGTRTHGRRIMSPLRISAALADQCSFLTFSQVRRADPCQPCVVFVDVFLSLWPLNGPWRSMSWTPTTAAASSTQFSRGDRTLAQRIPLPTR from the coding sequence TTGTTCTTCGACCTGGTCTACGTCTTCGCGATCGGCCAGCTCTCGCACCGGCTCCTCGTGCACCCCACCTGGACCGGCGCAGCCCCGGCGCTCGTGCTCTACCTCGCCGTCTACGCGGCGTGGGCGTACACCACCTGGGCGGTCACCCTCGTCCCGGCCGAGAACCCGCGGACCAGGCGGATGCTGCTGGGGGTCATGCTCGCGGGGCTGTTCATGAACGCCGCGATCCCACGAGCCTTCGGCGACGCCGGCACCGCGGTCGAACGAATCATCGGACATACCGGGCCGTTTTCTGTTCGGGCAGTTTCCGCCCAACGCACACCAGCCCCTCAAGCCCCTCTACCGAGCGATCGGGCTCCTCGAAGGTGCGGCCGAACTCGGTCAGCGGTCCCGTACGGAAGCTACGTGTTGGGGACGCAGGGTTTCGGTGGTGTCTGCTGGCCACCGTCCGCGGGCCCTCTGTCCGGCCGCCCGGGACGTTTCCGCAGGTCAAAGGCCTGCTCAGGTGGGGCGGGTGGGACTCGAACCCACGGCCGACGGATTATGAGTCCTTTGAGGATCTCGGCGGCCCTTGCCGATCAATGTTCATTTTTGACGTTTTCCCAGGTCAGACGCGCTGATCCGTGTCAGCCCTGTGTGGTGTTTGTCGATGTGTTCCTGTCCTTGTGGCCCCTCAATGGCCCCTGGAGGTCGATGAGTTGGACGCCGACCACAGCAGCAGCCTCGTCCACCCAGTTCAGCCGAGGGGATAGAACCCTCGCACAGCGGATTCCCTTACCGACGAGATGA